In Streptomyces nojiriensis, one genomic interval encodes:
- a CDS encoding HpcH/HpaI aldolase/citrate lyase family protein produces MILTWLYAPGDRPEVVAKALGCGADAVIVDLEDAVPASRKEYARAATAELLTERPPLPVHVRVNALESPWGGADLTALGGLHGLAGLRLPKISAAGQITAVADRTGGVSLHALLESAVGVERAYEIARAHPALRGLSLGEADLRADLAVSAETGLDWCRSRVVVAARAAGLAPPAQSVFPDIRDLESLAVSCARGRSLGFLGRAAIHPRQLPVIERAYLPEPGEVDAAVEVLSAARATPGALALPDGRFVDPAVVAAAHRTLALAARGAAR; encoded by the coding sequence GTGATCCTGACCTGGCTGTACGCACCCGGCGACCGTCCGGAGGTGGTCGCCAAGGCGCTCGGTTGTGGGGCGGACGCCGTCATCGTCGACCTGGAGGACGCGGTTCCGGCCTCGCGCAAGGAGTACGCGCGCGCCGCGACCGCCGAGCTGCTCACCGAGCGGCCCCCGCTCCCCGTCCACGTCCGCGTGAACGCCCTGGAATCCCCCTGGGGCGGCGCCGACCTGACCGCGCTCGGCGGGCTGCACGGCCTCGCGGGGCTGCGGCTGCCCAAGATCAGCGCCGCCGGGCAGATCACGGCCGTCGCCGACCGCACCGGCGGGGTGAGCCTGCACGCCCTGCTCGAATCGGCGGTGGGCGTGGAGCGCGCGTACGAGATCGCCCGCGCGCACCCCGCCCTGCGCGGGCTCTCCCTCGGCGAGGCGGACCTGCGGGCCGACCTCGCCGTCAGCGCGGAGACGGGCCTGGACTGGTGCCGCTCCCGGGTGGTGGTCGCGGCGCGGGCCGCGGGGCTCGCGCCCCCGGCGCAGTCGGTGTTCCCCGACATCCGGGACCTGGAGTCGCTGGCCGTCTCGTGTGCCCGCGGCCGCTCCCTGGGCTTCCTCGGCCGGGCGGCGATCCATCCGCGCCAGCTCCCGGTGATCGAGCGGGCCTACCTCCCGGAGCCCGGGGAGGTCGACGCCGCCGTGGAAGTGCTGAGCGCGGCCCGCGCCACCCCGGGGGCGCTGGCCCTGCCGGACGGCCGGTTCGTGGATCCGGCGGTGGTGGCCGCGGCACACCGCACCCTTGCGCTCGCCGCGCGCGGCGCCGCCCGCTGA
- the lgt gene encoding prolipoprotein diacylglyceryl transferase has protein sequence MDLAYIPSPSTGVIHLGPIPLRGYAFCIIIGVFVAVWLGNRRWIARGGKPGTVADIAVWAVPFGLVGGRLYHVITDYQLYFGEGRNWVDAFKIWEGGLGIWGAIALGAVGAWIGCRLRGIPLPAWADALAPGIALAQACGRWGNWFNQELYGRATDLPWAVEISAGPNRDAGTYHPTFLYESLWCIGVALLVLWADRRFTLGHGRAFALYVAAYCVGRGWIEYMRVDEAHHILGVRLNVWTSIVVFVLAVVYLVLSAKLRPGRETVVEPDTSDGKDGDDAAPADAAKPEPAKAGAPVLTKDAPAGAEAKAPEAGKH, from the coding sequence ATGGACCTTGCTTACATCCCCAGTCCGTCGACCGGCGTGATCCATCTCGGACCGATCCCGCTCCGCGGCTACGCGTTCTGCATCATCATCGGCGTCTTCGTCGCCGTCTGGCTCGGCAACAGGCGATGGATCGCGCGCGGCGGAAAGCCGGGCACGGTCGCGGACATCGCCGTGTGGGCCGTGCCCTTCGGCCTGGTCGGTGGTCGCCTCTACCACGTGATCACCGACTACCAGCTCTACTTCGGCGAGGGCCGCAACTGGGTCGACGCCTTCAAGATCTGGGAAGGCGGACTCGGCATCTGGGGCGCCATCGCGCTCGGCGCGGTGGGTGCCTGGATCGGCTGTCGCCTGCGCGGCATCCCGCTGCCGGCCTGGGCGGACGCCCTGGCCCCCGGTATCGCGCTGGCGCAGGCCTGCGGACGCTGGGGCAACTGGTTCAACCAGGAGCTGTACGGGCGGGCCACCGACCTGCCGTGGGCCGTGGAGATCAGCGCGGGCCCGAACCGGGACGCCGGAACCTACCACCCGACCTTCCTGTACGAGTCGCTGTGGTGCATCGGCGTCGCGCTGCTGGTCCTGTGGGCCGACCGCCGCTTCACGCTCGGCCACGGACGGGCCTTCGCCCTGTACGTCGCCGCGTACTGCGTCGGCCGCGGCTGGATCGAGTACATGCGCGTCGACGAGGCGCACCACATCCTGGGCGTCCGGCTGAACGTCTGGACCTCGATCGTCGTCTTCGTGCTCGCCGTCGTCTACCTGGTGCTGTCGGCGAAGCTGCGGCCGGGCCGCGAGACGGTCGTCGAACCGGACACCTCCGACGGCAAGGACGGTGACGACGCGGCTCCGGCCGACGCGGCGAAGCCCGAGCCCGCCAAGGCCGGGGCACCCGTTCTCACCAAGGACGCTCCCGCCGGAGCCGAGGCCAAGGCCCCGGAAGCGGGCAAGCACTGA
- a CDS encoding DsbA family protein: protein MSEKNDGANRDATKRSARERLLVERERQKTRDKRRRTLVVAAAVVGVLGLATVVGVIAANTGKDGSAKAGPVVAPSGATGKDALAIQAGKPEAKSSLTVWEDFRCPSCKFFEDNYRDVIHDLEAKGLLKVDYHLVTLIDRRMGGSGSLQAANAAACAQDAAKFTAYHDLLFQNQPQETDDAFGKNAKLLELAGKVDGLDTPEFRACVEDGTHNTWVAKSDAAFTAGQFRGTPTVLLNGKDILSDQANQVTPQKLKEQVEAAAKGSGGADAGAGAGKASPSAGATTGSGAKAGAKASPSASRTGSGASSGRSSTGSPQD, encoded by the coding sequence GTGAGCGAGAAGAACGACGGTGCGAACCGCGATGCGACGAAACGATCGGCCCGGGAACGACTCCTCGTGGAGCGCGAGCGGCAGAAGACCCGGGACAAGCGCCGGCGGACCCTCGTCGTGGCGGCGGCGGTGGTCGGCGTCCTCGGCCTGGCGACCGTCGTCGGCGTGATCGCGGCCAACACCGGCAAGGACGGCTCCGCCAAGGCGGGCCCGGTGGTCGCCCCCTCCGGAGCCACCGGGAAGGACGCCCTCGCCATCCAGGCGGGCAAGCCCGAGGCGAAGTCCTCCCTCACCGTGTGGGAGGACTTCCGCTGCCCCTCCTGCAAGTTCTTCGAGGACAACTACCGCGACGTCATCCACGACCTGGAGGCCAAGGGGCTGCTCAAGGTCGACTACCACCTGGTCACGCTCATCGACCGGAGGATGGGCGGCAGCGGCTCGCTGCAGGCGGCCAACGCGGCCGCCTGCGCGCAGGACGCCGCCAAGTTCACCGCCTACCACGACCTGCTCTTCCAGAACCAGCCGCAGGAGACCGACGACGCCTTCGGCAAGAACGCCAAGCTGCTGGAGCTGGCGGGCAAGGTCGACGGGCTGGACACCCCCGAGTTCCGCGCGTGCGTCGAGGACGGCACGCACAACACCTGGGTGGCCAAGTCGGACGCCGCCTTCACCGCCGGACAGTTCCGGGGCACCCCGACCGTGCTGCTCAACGGCAAGGACATCCTTTCCGACCAGGCCAACCAGGTGACCCCGCAGAAGCTCAAGGAGCAGGTGGAAGCCGCGGCCAAGGGCTCGGGAGGCGCGGACGCCGGGGCGGGGGCCGGGAAGGCCTCACCGTCGGCCGGTGCGACCACCGGTTCCGGAGCGAAGGCCGGGGCGAAGGCCTCGCCGTCGGCCTCGCGGACGGGATCGGGCGCGTCGTCCGGCCGGTCCTCCACCGGGTCCCCGCAGGACTGA
- the trpA gene encoding tryptophan synthase subunit alpha has product MSTGNLQLLSDTLAKAKSEDRAALVAYLPAGFPTVDGAIEAVKAVIEGGADVVEIGLPHSDPVLDGAIIQTADDIALRGGVKIADVIRTVREAHEATGAPVLVMTYWNPIDRYGVERFTAELAAAGGAGCILPDLPVQESALWREHAEKHGLATVFVVAPSSKDARLATITAAGSGFVYAASLMGVTGTRESVGNQAQDLVRRTRATTELPVCVGLGVSNAVQAKEVAGFADGVIVGSAFVKLLLDAPDLPAGLDAVRALAGELAEGVRRS; this is encoded by the coding sequence GTGAGCACCGGAAACCTCCAGCTGCTGAGCGACACCCTCGCCAAGGCGAAGTCCGAGGACCGCGCGGCCCTCGTCGCCTACCTGCCGGCGGGCTTCCCGACCGTCGACGGCGCCATCGAGGCGGTCAAGGCCGTCATCGAGGGCGGCGCGGACGTGGTCGAGATCGGCCTCCCGCACAGCGACCCCGTGCTGGACGGCGCGATCATCCAGACCGCCGACGACATCGCCCTGCGCGGCGGAGTCAAGATCGCCGACGTGATCCGCACGGTCCGCGAGGCGCACGAGGCGACCGGGGCCCCGGTCCTGGTGATGACCTACTGGAACCCCATCGACCGCTACGGCGTCGAGCGGTTCACGGCCGAGCTGGCGGCGGCGGGCGGCGCCGGCTGCATCCTGCCCGACCTGCCGGTGCAGGAGTCCGCGCTGTGGCGCGAGCACGCGGAGAAGCACGGTCTGGCGACCGTCTTCGTCGTGGCTCCCAGCAGCAAGGACGCGCGCCTGGCCACCATCACGGCGGCCGGCTCCGGCTTCGTCTACGCCGCCTCCCTCATGGGGGTCACCGGCACCCGCGAGTCCGTCGGCAACCAGGCCCAGGACCTGGTCCGGCGCACCCGCGCCACCACCGAGCTCCCGGTCTGCGTGGGGCTCGGCGTCTCCAACGCCGTACAGGCCAAGGAGGTCGCCGGCTTCGCCGACGGCGTCATCGTCGGCTCGGCCTTCGTCAAGCTGCTCCTGGACGCGCCGGACCTGCCGGCCGGGCTGGACGCCGTACGGGCGCTCGCCGGCGAGCTCGCGGAAGGCGTACGCCGGAGCTGA
- the trpB gene encoding tryptophan synthase subunit beta gives MSSEFFIPDPEGHVPNAEGYFGDFGGKFIPEALVAAVDEVAVEYEKAKGDPAFAAELNDLMVNYTGRPSALTEVPRFAEHAGGARVFLKREDLNHTGSHKINNVLGQALLTKRMGKTRVIAETGAGQHGVATATACALFGLECTIYMGEIDTQRQALNVARMRMLGAEVIAVKSGSRTLKDAINEAFRDWVANVDRTHYLFGTVAGPHPFPAMVRDFHRVIGVEARRQILERAGRLPDAVAACVGGGSNAIGLFHAFIPDADVRLVGFEPAGHGVETGEHAATLTAGEPGILHGSRSYVLQDEEGQITEPYSISAGLDYPGIGPEHSYLKDSGRGEYRAVTDDAAMQALRLLSRTEGIIPAIESAHALAGALDLGKELGKDGLLVVNLSGRGDKDMDTAARYFGLYDGEGENK, from the coding sequence ATGTCCAGCGAGTTCTTCATCCCGGACCCGGAGGGTCACGTTCCCAACGCCGAAGGCTATTTCGGCGACTTCGGCGGCAAGTTCATCCCGGAGGCGCTCGTCGCCGCCGTGGACGAGGTCGCCGTCGAGTACGAGAAGGCCAAGGGCGACCCGGCCTTCGCGGCCGAGCTCAACGACCTCATGGTCAACTACACCGGCCGCCCGAGCGCCCTCACCGAGGTGCCCCGCTTCGCCGAGCACGCCGGCGGCGCCCGGGTCTTCCTCAAGCGCGAGGACCTGAACCACACCGGCTCGCACAAGATCAACAACGTGCTGGGCCAGGCGCTCCTCACCAAGCGCATGGGCAAGACCCGCGTCATCGCCGAGACCGGCGCCGGGCAGCACGGCGTGGCCACCGCCACCGCCTGCGCGCTCTTCGGCCTCGAGTGCACCATCTACATGGGCGAGATCGACACCCAGCGCCAGGCCCTCAACGTGGCCCGCATGCGCATGCTGGGCGCCGAGGTCATCGCCGTGAAGTCCGGCTCCCGGACGCTCAAGGACGCGATCAACGAGGCGTTCCGCGACTGGGTCGCCAATGTGGACCGGACCCACTACCTCTTCGGTACGGTCGCCGGCCCCCACCCCTTCCCGGCCATGGTCCGCGACTTCCACCGGGTCATCGGCGTCGAGGCCCGCCGCCAGATCCTGGAGCGCGCCGGCCGGCTGCCGGACGCCGTCGCGGCCTGCGTCGGCGGCGGCTCCAACGCCATCGGCCTCTTCCACGCCTTCATCCCGGACGCCGACGTCCGCCTGGTCGGCTTCGAGCCCGCCGGGCACGGCGTGGAGACCGGCGAGCACGCGGCCACGCTGACCGCCGGCGAGCCCGGGATCCTGCACGGCTCCCGCTCCTACGTCCTCCAGGACGAGGAGGGCCAGATCACCGAGCCGTACTCCATCTCGGCCGGCCTGGACTACCCGGGCATCGGCCCGGAGCACTCCTACCTCAAGGACTCCGGCCGCGGCGAGTACCGCGCGGTCACCGACGACGCGGCGATGCAGGCCCTGCGCCTGCTCTCGCGCACCGAGGGGATCATCCCGGCGATCGAGTCGGCGCACGCCCTCGCGGGCGCCCTCGACCTGGGCAAGGAGTTGGGCAAGGACGGCCTGCTGGTCGTCAACCTGTCCGGTCGCGGCGACAAGGACATGGACACGGCGGCCCGCTACTTCGGGCTGTACGACGGCGAGGGGGAGAACAAGTGA
- the trpM gene encoding tryptophan biosynthesis modulator TrpM, with protein sequence MTHDRSFVRTRPGSRPVGVPTAHAPLARGCRPRGCRAPARRVHGRRVRYVIGSEPGQVNGMRWRRGGAL encoded by the coding sequence ATGACCCACGACCGCTCCTTCGTCCGCACCCGCCCGGGCTCCCGCCCGGTCGGCGTGCCGACGGCCCACGCGCCCCTGGCGCGCGGCTGCCGCCCCCGCGGCTGCCGCGCCCCGGCCCGGCGTGTGCACGGGCGGCGGGTCCGGTACGTGATCGGCTCCGAACCCGGTCAGGTCAACGGCATGCGATGGCGCCGCGGAGGCGCGCTGTAA
- the trpC gene encoding indole-3-glycerol phosphate synthase TrpC: protein MSVLDEIIEGVREDLAERQARVSLDELKERAAKAPQAKDGVAALRGDSVKVICEVKRSSPSKGALAAIADPAGLAADYEAGGAAVISVLTEQRRFGGSLADLEAVRARVDIPILRKDFIVTAYQLWEARAYGADLVLLIVAALEQEALVSLIERAESIGLTPLVEVHDEEEVERAVAAGAKIIGVNARNLKDLKVDRSTFERVVGEIPDHIVKIAESGIRGPHDLIAYANEGADAVLVGESLVTGRDPKAAVADLVAAGAHPALRHGRS, encoded by the coding sequence GTGAGTGTGCTCGACGAGATCATCGAAGGGGTCCGCGAAGACCTTGCCGAACGGCAGGCCCGCGTGAGCCTCGACGAGCTCAAGGAGCGTGCCGCCAAGGCGCCCCAGGCCAAGGACGGCGTCGCTGCCCTGCGCGGCGACAGCGTCAAGGTGATCTGCGAGGTCAAGCGCTCCAGCCCCTCCAAGGGCGCGCTGGCCGCCATCGCCGATCCGGCCGGGCTCGCCGCTGACTACGAGGCTGGCGGTGCGGCGGTCATCTCCGTCCTCACCGAGCAGCGCCGGTTCGGCGGCTCACTGGCCGACCTGGAGGCCGTTCGCGCCCGCGTGGACATCCCGATCCTGCGCAAGGACTTCATCGTCACGGCGTACCAGCTCTGGGAGGCCCGCGCCTACGGCGCCGACCTCGTCCTGCTGATCGTCGCGGCCTTGGAGCAGGAGGCCCTCGTCTCCCTCATCGAGCGGGCCGAGTCCATCGGCCTCACCCCGCTCGTCGAGGTCCACGACGAGGAGGAAGTGGAGCGCGCGGTCGCCGCCGGTGCCAAGATCATCGGCGTCAACGCCCGCAACCTCAAGGACCTCAAGGTCGACCGCTCCACCTTCGAGCGCGTCGTCGGCGAGATCCCGGACCACATCGTCAAGATCGCCGAGTCCGGCATCCGTGGCCCGCACGACCTGATCGCCTACGCCAACGAGGGCGCCGACGCCGTCCTCGTCGGGGAGTCCCTGGTGACCGGCCGCGACCCGAAGGCGGCCGTGGCCGACCTCGTCGCCGCCGGAGCCCACCCCGCCCTGCGCCACGGGCGGAGCTGA
- a CDS encoding DUF2752 domain-containing protein: MSGENQQVDASRTPDAPPSPAPVPAEPGRPAAGPSPSRVRRLAVPVAYLAGVTAAFAYVGAVDPNEPGHYPVCPLFRLTGVLCPGCGGLRSAHAFAQGDLVTALGANALAVAGYFVFAGFMALWLVRAFRGGPTPRIVLRPRYSWALGALALVFAIVRNLSFGSALAP; this comes from the coding sequence ATGAGCGGAGAGAATCAGCAGGTGGACGCCTCCCGTACCCCCGATGCCCCGCCGTCACCGGCGCCCGTGCCCGCGGAGCCGGGGCGGCCCGCCGCGGGGCCGTCCCCCTCCCGGGTCCGGCGGCTCGCCGTCCCGGTGGCCTACCTGGCCGGGGTCACCGCGGCCTTCGCGTACGTGGGCGCCGTGGATCCCAACGAGCCCGGCCACTACCCGGTGTGCCCGCTGTTCCGGCTGACGGGCGTCCTGTGCCCGGGCTGCGGCGGCCTGCGCAGTGCGCACGCCTTCGCGCAGGGCGATCTGGTCACCGCCCTCGGGGCGAACGCGCTCGCGGTCGCGGGCTACTTCGTCTTCGCGGGGTTCATGGCCCTGTGGCTGGTCCGCGCGTTCCGCGGCGGGCCGACCCCGAGGATCGTCCTGCGTCCGAGGTACTCGTGGGCCCTCGGTGCGCTGGCGCTGGTTTTCGCCATTGTCCGAAATCTCTCCTTCGGCTCCGCACTGGCGCCCTGA
- a CDS encoding HGxxPAAW family protein has translation MAGTSHGHTPAAWTGVIIAFIGFCVSGAFMVLANPLGFWAGLVVVALGGVVGLGMRAAGLGMPKPAHKDLAEVIAASKVPAKV, from the coding sequence ATGGCGGGCACTAGCCACGGACACACCCCGGCCGCCTGGACCGGTGTCATCATCGCCTTCATCGGTTTCTGCGTCTCCGGCGCCTTCATGGTGCTCGCGAACCCGCTCGGCTTCTGGGCCGGCCTCGTCGTCGTCGCGCTCGGCGGTGTCGTCGGCCTGGGGATGCGGGCGGCGGGCCTGGGCATGCCGAAGCCCGCGCACAAGGACCTCGCCGAGGTCATCGCCGCCTCCAAGGTTCCCGCCAAGGTCTGA
- a CDS encoding TIGR02234 family membrane protein, producing the protein MGYVSAVPPPRNDADAESEREAPDSRGGRRSVAVALLLGALGATVVLLASGRTWARGTAAIGSDSLQLAADGRAVTGLPAALAIVGLAALVAVFAVRGRSRLLVSGLLALSGLGAALSAVLGADGRSALDAQAARTTADSAAHVAGLTQTTWPYVTAAGALLILAAGLLALRFGRGWPSMGGRYERDGSPRARTVAAVDPDRPEDLWKALDRGEDPTTDPGADRTG; encoded by the coding sequence GTGGGGTACGTGAGTGCCGTACCCCCGCCCCGAAACGACGCCGACGCCGAGTCCGAGCGCGAGGCTCCCGACAGCCGCGGCGGCCGCCGCAGTGTGGCCGTCGCCCTGCTGCTCGGCGCCCTCGGTGCCACCGTCGTCCTGCTCGCCTCCGGCCGGACCTGGGCCCGGGGCACCGCCGCCATCGGCAGCGACTCGCTCCAGCTGGCCGCCGACGGGCGGGCCGTCACCGGCCTCCCCGCGGCGCTGGCCATCGTGGGCCTCGCCGCGCTGGTCGCCGTCTTCGCCGTACGCGGCAGGAGCCGGCTGCTGGTGTCTGGGCTGCTCGCGCTCAGCGGCCTGGGCGCGGCCCTGTCGGCCGTTCTCGGCGCCGACGGCCGCAGCGCCCTGGACGCGCAGGCCGCCCGTACGACCGCCGACAGTGCCGCGCACGTGGCCGGGCTGACCCAGACGACCTGGCCCTACGTCACGGCCGCCGGCGCGCTCCTGATCCTGGCGGCCGGCCTGCTGGCGCTGCGCTTCGGCCGGGGCTGGCCCTCCATGGGAGGCCGCTACGAGCGTGACGGCAGCCCGCGTGCCCGGACTGTCGCGGCGGTTGATCCGGACCGGCCGGAAGATCTGTGGAAGGCTCTGGACCGCGGCGAGGACCCCACCACCGACCCGGGCGCCGACCGGACCGGCTGA
- a CDS encoding anthranilate synthase component I → MDLETFRKLAADRRVIPVSRKLLADGDTPVGLYRKLAAERPGTFLLESAENGRSWSRYSFIGVRSDATLTARDGRAHWIGTPPVGVPTDGDPLDALRATVEALHTPRDLAGAMPPFTGGMVGYLGYDIVRRLERIGEHTADDLELPELTMLLTSDLAVLDHWDGTVQLIANAINHNDLESGVDEAYADAVSRLDAMEADLARPAPYVPAALPASELPEFSALWGGEKYQAAVEDIKERIRAGEAFQVVPSQRFETPCQASALDVYRVLRATNPSPYMYLFRFENGFDVVGSSPEALVKVEDGRAMVHPIAGTRHRGATPQEDNDLADELMADPKERAEHLMLVDLGRNDLGRVCEPGSVEVVDFMSIERYSHVMHIVSTVTGRVAEGKTAFDVLTACFPAGTLSGAPKPRAMQIIEELEPSRRGLYGGCVGYLDFAGDSDTAIAIRTALLRDGTAYVQAGAGVVADSVPELEDNECRNKAAAVLRAVGAANRLHGS, encoded by the coding sequence ATGGATCTTGAGACGTTCCGCAAGCTCGCGGCCGACCGCCGCGTCATCCCCGTGAGCCGCAAGCTGCTGGCCGACGGGGACACCCCCGTCGGGCTCTACCGCAAGCTGGCAGCCGAACGCCCCGGCACCTTCCTCCTGGAGTCCGCCGAGAACGGCCGCTCCTGGTCCCGGTACTCCTTCATCGGGGTCCGCAGCGACGCCACCCTGACGGCCCGGGACGGCCGGGCGCACTGGATCGGCACCCCGCCCGTCGGCGTACCCACCGACGGCGACCCCCTCGACGCGCTGCGCGCCACCGTCGAGGCCCTGCACACCCCCCGCGACCTCGCGGGCGCCATGCCCCCCTTCACCGGCGGCATGGTCGGCTACCTCGGCTACGACATCGTGCGCCGCCTGGAGCGCATCGGCGAGCACACCGCCGACGACCTGGAGCTGCCCGAGCTGACCATGCTGCTCACCTCCGACCTGGCGGTCCTCGACCACTGGGACGGCACCGTCCAGCTCATCGCCAACGCCATCAACCACAACGACCTCGAATCCGGGGTCGACGAGGCGTACGCGGACGCCGTGTCCCGCCTCGACGCGATGGAGGCCGACCTCGCACGGCCCGCCCCCTACGTGCCGGCCGCGCTGCCCGCCTCCGAGCTGCCCGAGTTCTCCGCCCTGTGGGGCGGCGAGAAGTACCAGGCGGCCGTCGAGGACATCAAGGAGCGCATCCGGGCCGGCGAGGCCTTCCAGGTGGTGCCCTCGCAGCGGTTCGAGACCCCCTGCCAGGCCTCCGCGCTGGACGTCTACCGGGTGCTGCGGGCCACCAACCCGTCCCCGTACATGTACCTCTTCCGCTTCGAGAACGGCTTCGACGTGGTCGGCTCCAGCCCCGAGGCGCTGGTCAAGGTCGAGGACGGGCGGGCCATGGTCCACCCCATCGCGGGCACCCGCCACCGGGGCGCGACCCCGCAGGAGGACAACGACCTCGCCGACGAGCTGATGGCCGACCCCAAGGAGCGGGCCGAGCACCTGATGCTCGTCGACCTGGGCCGCAACGACCTCGGCCGGGTCTGCGAACCGGGATCGGTGGAGGTCGTCGACTTCATGTCGATCGAGCGCTACTCCCACGTCATGCACATCGTCTCCACCGTGACGGGGCGCGTGGCCGAGGGGAAGACCGCCTTCGACGTGCTGACCGCCTGCTTCCCGGCCGGCACCCTCTCCGGCGCGCCCAAGCCGCGCGCCATGCAGATCATCGAGGAGCTGGAGCCCTCCCGCCGCGGCCTCTACGGCGGCTGCGTGGGCTACCTGGACTTCGCCGGGGACTCCGACACGGCCATCGCCATCCGCACCGCGCTGCTGCGCGACGGCACGGCGTACGTGCAGGCCGGAGCCGGTGTCGTCGCGGACTCGGTGCCCGAGCTGGAGGACAACGAGTGCCGCAACAAGGCGGCCGCCGTGCTGCGCGCGGTGGGAGCGGCGAACCGCCTCCACGGCTCCTGA
- the hisI gene encoding phosphoribosyl-AMP cyclohydrolase: protein MSTSPRPGNLDPAIAARLKRSADGLVPAIAQQYDTGEVLMLGWMDDEALHRTLTTGRCTYWSRSRQEYWVKGDTSGHFQHVKSVALDCDADTVLVQVDQVGAACHTGARTCFDEDVLLRAAD from the coding sequence ATGAGTACGTCCCCCCGCCCCGGCAACCTCGACCCCGCCATCGCCGCGCGCCTCAAGCGCTCCGCGGACGGGCTGGTCCCGGCCATCGCCCAGCAGTACGACACCGGTGAGGTGCTCATGCTCGGCTGGATGGACGACGAGGCCCTGCACCGCACCCTGACCACGGGCCGCTGCACCTACTGGTCCCGCAGCCGCCAGGAGTACTGGGTGAAGGGGGATACTTCCGGCCACTTCCAGCACGTCAAATCCGTCGCGCTCGACTGCGACGCCGACACCGTGCTCGTCCAGGTCGACCAGGTCGGAGCGGCCTGCCACACCGGGGCCCGCACCTGTTTCGACGAAGATGTCCTCCTCCGCGCAGCCGACTAG
- a CDS encoding TIGR03085 family metal-binding protein, producing MSTHAKRERLLLADLLESAGPEAPTLCAGWTCRDLAAHVVVRERRPDAAGGLLLNVLKARLDKAMEEYTAKPYEELIQLIRTGPPRMSVYALKQIDEAANAVEFYVHAEDVRRAQPDWSPRELDPVFSDALWSRLEKLARLTGRRSPVGLVLRRPDGRTVVAHKGAPVVTVTGEPGELTLFCFGRQASASVTLDGEKEAVAKLTVAALGI from the coding sequence ATGTCTACCCATGCGAAGCGTGAACGCCTGCTCCTGGCGGACCTGTTGGAGTCGGCCGGCCCGGAGGCCCCCACGCTGTGCGCCGGCTGGACCTGTCGGGACCTGGCCGCGCACGTGGTGGTCCGCGAGCGGCGGCCCGACGCGGCGGGCGGCCTGCTGCTGAACGTGCTGAAGGCCCGCCTGGACAAGGCGATGGAGGAGTACACGGCCAAGCCGTACGAGGAACTGATCCAGTTGATCAGGACCGGCCCGCCGAGGATGTCGGTGTACGCGCTGAAGCAGATCGACGAGGCGGCCAACGCGGTGGAGTTCTACGTCCACGCGGAGGACGTCCGCCGGGCGCAGCCGGACTGGTCCCCGCGGGAGCTGGACCCGGTCTTCTCCGACGCGCTGTGGTCTCGGCTGGAGAAACTGGCGCGCCTGACCGGCCGCCGCTCGCCGGTGGGCCTGGTGCTGAGGCGTCCCGACGGACGGACGGTGGTGGCGCACAAGGGTGCGCCGGTGGTGACGGTGACCGGCGAGCCGGGTGAGCTGACGCTGTTCTGCTTCGGCCGTCAGGCGTCTGCGTCGGTGACGCTGGACGGCGAGAAGGAGGCCGTCGCCAAGCTGACGGTGGCGGCCCTGGGTATCTGA